The genomic segment CCCAGTATGGGGCTGCAGTTTTGACCAGCAGGATagttgcaacccccccccccctccccaccaccaCCTCCCGGGCCTTTACGGTAGAAGCACTCTGGATATATTTTGTCCCAATCAAGGTTTCGCCCATTTTGGCTTTGTCTAGGGAATCTGGAGTAATGACTTTTGATGCCTTTGTGTGTGGACCAATGGATAAATATTTTGCCTTCATGTTAGCATTTTTGGATCTAGAACGATCCATGAGAATGTAGGTCGCTTGAAACGCGTAGGTCAAGTGTTTCACATTTCTTACGCCATTATTTTTAGTATCGCTTGAAACGCGCCGGCCAAGTTTTTCACATTTTTACCCTATTTTAACATCAATGTTTTAAATCCATTAATCGTTTTCTACAGGAGCTGGATATCCTTTTCTCCCATGATCCATGAGAGCCACTCCTGGCACCACGCTGTGCTGGGTGTGATTTCCTGTTCGTTCACAGGTGCTGCATTTCATCATCCTGTTTATTTTGTCATCATGCAGTAGTATTGGGGGGTGGAGTGCGGTATTTTACTCACTTTCTATTTGGGTTCGGGAAAGTCCCAGTGTCATGTAATTAACCGTAGATTGGGAACCTCATTGTTGCAGGGATTTCCACCAAAAAATGGGGTTTTCCCATAAACGCAGCTTGTCACCTATTCACATGATCGGTTGTCTCGAGTCTTTTGGATGTTAACCGAGCGTGCTACATTCAAATTCTGGGATCTGATGGAAATGGACAAGTCCGGTGGGACCCCCCTATTCGGTGTACATAGATGACAAGTTGTGATCATGGCAAAAACCGTAAGGCGCATTCAGCAGCAATGGGGACCACCTTGTAggctgaggatacagtagatgaatgTAGAGTTGGTCGTGCAGTGCTCTAGTGGACTTGAGGGTGACTGAAGGTTGTAGGTttctcggaagaggtgggtcttcaggttccttctaaaggtttccatggtaggtgagagtctgatgttgtAGTAGagggttccagagtatgggggaggcacaggagaaatcttgtatatgATTGTGTGAAGAGCCTGACAGGTTGGGGCAGAATCGTGCAGGAAGAGAGGACCCTGACTGCGAGAGCTCAGTCTACactggatgggtgaggatacattaGATGATGGaaatggtcgtgcagtggtatagtgaactgagggttactgtaggttgtaggcttgtcggaagagataggtcttcaggttccttctaaagatttccatggtaggtgagagtctctGTTGGGGCAGAGAGTCGTGCAGGAAGAGAAGATCCagaccatgagggctcacagtctacaaggaatgggtgaggatacagttggtgaaggtagagatggtcgtgcagtGGTCTAGTGGACTTAGGGTTAGTGCAGGTTGTTAACTTGTCAGAAGAGATAGGTTTTCAGGTTCCttctgaaggtttccatggtaggtgagtctgatgtgttggggtagagcGTCGTGCAGGAagagaggaccctggccgcgagagctcagtctacaagggatgggtgaggatacagtaggtgagggtggagatagttgtgcagtggtctaatggactgagggttactgtaggttgtaggcttgtcaagagataggtcttcaggttccttctgaagGATTCCATGGTAGGGGAGTCTAATATATTGTGGTAGAAGGTTCAAGAGTATGGGGATGTGTGGAAGAAATTTTGTAtgagattgtgggaagaggagatgataggtgagtagagaaggagatcttgtgaggatcagaggttgcatgtaggtaagtaccgggagactaggtcacagatgtatggagaaaacaggttgtggatggctttgtgggTCACGGTTAGGGTTTGAAAAGCgtatttgggcaatgggaagccagtgaagggattggcagactggagaggctggggaatagcgaggagaGGTGGGATTAGTCGTcgagcagcagagtttaggatagattgtaggggtgttagAAGGGAAGCCAGAGTAGAATCAAGGAAATAGTAAGTGCACCACTTTCTTGATGGATCCACAGACCAGGGATGGATGGGTGGCTGGCGTCCACAATTGTATTACAAAACAAAGCCTTTGAGGGAGGACATTTCTGCCCGAAACGCATAAAGTGGGTTTAAGACTTCCTAATGTTTCAATGAATTTGGATAATTTTTTTAGAATAGGTCATGggatttttccttccttccttcctttgttTTGTAACACaatgcaggaggttgcagtagttgaagtgggagatgatgagggcatgccctagtgtttttgcagaagcttgcggatccgggaaatatttttgcgtTGAAGTCGCCAGGAGGTAGAAAGGGCTTGGAAATGTGACTTGATGGTGAGAGCAGAAGGGTTACCCCATGGCAGCGAGCAtgcaggactggggagagtgagcagccattgactgatGGATAAGTCTCGGGGGGGAGGTGTTGCGTGAGTTGGGGGAaacagtgtggtgtgtgtggtgtgtgtggtgtgtgtggtgtgtgtggtgtgtgtggtgactAGATGGGAATAAGACTGGGTTTACCCGTGCCTAATGTATCCAAAGCAAATCCAGTGGTGCATTCACACCTGTTACATCAAACTGAGGATTTTGTGTTATATGGAGGAATTGCTATTTATGCGATTGCTCTGCCATCCCTTCCTCCATACTGGATTTGCATTGCGATAGCAATTAGTGATGCACTTTGGAAATTCAGCTTTAGTTTCCTTCCTGCTCGGCAGGTTCCCTCCCCCCTCGGTACGTGATATCACCTCGTCTCGCCCGATGTAATAGTCACTTCCCCGTATAAAACACTTGTTCCATCTTCTCCATAATAATAGATCACTGGTGAGATCTACGCGGAAAGTTCAGGGTTTATTTCATCACTTTGCTCTCCATCTGAATATcattctgttatcagccatttcatcTGCAGAATGTTCTGTTCTCAACACTGTTAAATGGTAATACAGACCTCGGCGGCTTTGGAGCCTTGCGATGCACCCCCTTTTGTcggcagctttggagccttgcgacGCACCCCCTTTTGTTGGCGGCTTTGGAGCCTTGCGACGCACCCCCTTTTGTCGGCGGCTTTGGAGCCTTGCGACGCACCCCCTTTTGTCGGCGGCTTTGGAGCCTTGCGACGCACCCCCTTTTGTCGGCGGCTTTGGAGCCTTGCGACGCACCCCCTTTTGTTGGCGGCTTTGGAGCCTTGCGACGCACCCCCTTTTGTCGGCGGCTTTGGAGCCTTGCGACGCACCCCCTTTTGTCGGCGGCTTTGGAGCCTTGCGACGCACCCCCTTTTGTCGGCGGCTTTGGAGCCTTGCGACGCACCCCCTTTTGTCGGCGGCTTTGGAGCCTTGCGACGCACCCCCTTTTGTCAGCGGCTTTGGAGCCTTGCGACGCACCCCCTTTTGTCAGCGGCTTTGGAGCCTTGCGACGCACCCCCTTTGTCGGCGGCGCCTAGGACATGACACCACATGTAGTAATTTGTGTGGTTTCTGCCGTTTCTAGTACTGCTACAGACGTGACGTCTGCAGAGTTATGTGGAAATATGGAAGGAGTCGTCCTGTTCGGCACAATCCATACACTACCTCGTCTAACCCCGCTCATCCCGCTCCGGTCACTCTCTAAGTGTCCTCATCATCCCGGTGTAAACACAGCGCGGGCCTCAGTGACACCGGCTGCACACAGCTGGCATTGGCCGCTGTCGTCACCTCATTTTCACCAGGGTATCGTTTGTTTGCACGTCCGGAGTGTAAACTTTTATGATCAAACCACTTCCTGTAAAAACATAATAATCAGCAATAACAGTCACTGTTCTCTTTATTGGCCTTTGCTGTATCACAACAAGTCATTGTCTGACAACTTCTGGGCATGAAATGTGGCAGGTGCACTTCAAATAGGGGTATAAACACGATTGCGCGAGCAACGGATAAACCCTTGTCGGTTGTCTGATTTTGAAATAGTCTGGTTGCTATGGTCATAGCCCCTTAACAACCAGGCTCTTTTGGGTTGTCAAGTGGCACAAGCTTAGCAACCAGGTTCTACTGCAAAGTATATGGGGCTTTGGTCGGGCGCTATCACTTATTGCCAGATTTAAAGTATTTGAGATATAGGATAattccttttaacttttttttttttttatcgtgaaCACCAGGGCCCATAGTTTAGTATCATTTTTTTGTAGATATTGGTATATTTTCTCATGTTGAGGTACTTATGTAGCCGTAAATAAAAAATcctgccattatttttttttttttggggagatGGGATAAAGAGGCAGTAGGCCTTATTCATCAGAGTAAAACAGACTGTTGcccgtagcaaccaatcacagcttggcTTTCATTTTTTAACTGCTCTGAAAAAATGAAAGATGCTTTGTGATTGGCTCCCATGGGAAATACAGTATTGCTAAATATTCTATTTAAGAatattatatacatatagacaTACTGTTTGTATGTCTAACAAATTATTTATTCtatatttataattatttttagaAATATagatttctttaaaaaaataaaattacggTATATAATGCAAATTAtataaatatttaatttttatttattttattagtgtgttttgtttttttttgtatttagagaaatacataatttttttcaaaaaaaagttatataattttccaaaatattttttatttaaaaaaaaaaaaaaaaaaaaaaaaaaatatatatatatatatatatatatatatatatatatatatatatatatatatatatatatattatatatatctcaaATTATTctaattaataaattaaaaaaaggtgCATGTATGTTTTATAAATGTATTATACATTTTATTACACAATTTCATTTATTTTTAGAAATATATATTGTAAAACGGGGTTTTGACAGTTGTTTTCCACTTTAAGTCCCATGCTGGGGTCACACTCATTTATAAGGCTTACACCAGTCAGTGCTGAACAGGAAAGGATTAaaatatattaattttttttttttcccctttgcaCTGGAAATGTGGGGACTTTTCTTCCTAATGCCAGTTACACATTACACAGCCTTCCCCAGTAATCTACCCCTTCTAGTCATACTGAGAATGAAAGTAAGAACCTACGAATGTCCAATCGACAGTCAGCAGTGAACATCCATAGAGAGCAGAGGCTTCAACAGATCTGGTATTGCCGCAGCTATGGCTTCTGGCTGATATGGTGGGGGGGGTCGGTCGCTGGTGTACATTGAAATCACTTTGCGTCTCTATACCAACACGTTCTATCTAAATCTGGTGATGTTTATTCCCTCCAACCCGCCATGCAGATCGTAAGTGAGCATCCTTTAACGTTTCGATGTCTGTTTCTCTAGGAGAGGATACTGGACGAGCAATGTATGAAGAAGTCAAACTTGGGGCGTCTTACGTCGTAAGACTGCTGAACCGACACCAAAAACTGGATGATGACCAGGTCAAGCGGTTTACCGAAACCTTGACCTCAATCCTTTGCGAGAAGTTTGAAGGACACTGGTATCCCGATAACCCGCAGAAAGGCCAGGCCTACAGGTAAGAACGTATATCGGTGGATCTGCCTACTCTCCCCTGATATCTAGAATATAATTGTTTAAAATGCTACGGACCACAGGATAGGTGCTAACTGATTGTCCAGGGGTGTCCTACCATTTGGAAACCCTCTCATGTGAGTGTTTTGAAGGAAACTGCTGATGTTAAACATCTACAGGCTGCAGTTTGATGATGTGATATAACTTGAGGAAATATTTCAATATCTGAACATTATCTATTTATCTTCTGATCCCAGGTGTATCCGGATAGAGCACAGTCTGGTGGTGGATGACTCTGTATTACTGGCCTGCATTCGGAGCGGACTGCGCTGCTCACAGTTGGCTTTTCCTAGAAACATGTCTATTTGGATTGATCCTCAAGAAGTGAGCTGCCGGTAAGTATTTGGAACAAAATAATCATATTAGTCAATCAATCTAGAATCTGATTATCAGATACTTGTCCAATGAAATATATTCGAGCAAAGAACTAATTAAGAATCCAAGTCTTAGCTTGATTTTCTCCAAAGAACGCCCTGTCTGGGGCACATTTGGATATTCCCCAACTCCTTTGAGGTTCGTCTTCCAAAAacaaaaccccagagattttcacaCTGAATTTCCTTCTGTTCTCAGGTTGGGCGACAGCTGTGTTCCCTTCATAGTTAAGGCTCCAGAAGAACCCAAGAAGACGACTGTAGAGAAACCAGAACAAGACACCTCAGACTATCACTCCGATGGCTCAGACATTAGCGGATCTCCTTCAGAAAGCTCCAGTGAGGATGAAGAAAGTGGCAGGAGGAAAAAGAAATCTGCTGCGGTTCATACTCAGAAAATGGTAAGTCTGAGGAAGGAGGGAAAAGACTGAGTAAGGTCTGGGCAATGTCTCTTGGTGCGCGGAGTAGCGTTGAACCAATTATTTTGCCATGACTATGGTCCGGTGACCTTGGTGaaccacttctaccagccggcatctTCGGCTACTCTTGTCATTAGCCAGCCCGATGCAGGGCCGTGTGAATGTCACTGCATTGTTGACGACGTGCCAGTCTGATTTAGTGAAGAGTCACCATGGATGATGTAAAGCAAGATGATGCAGGAAATCGGTTCATAGGGTTTACAGTCTAGTGGCCACTGAAGACTGTACTGATTGAGCTTTTGGACCATGGTCCTGGAAAACATTGTGCTAGCTTCTAACATTGTTGAAATGTTCAGCCTGGCCATCAAACTTTGTGGTTAATGGGAGCCATTTGGGGGCAAATCTACCATGGTGGTCCACTTTGGTCAATACCGTTGTGAGCCTTTCTCCGTGATGTCCACATGTCCCAATAGGATGGGACTTGTAAAGTTTAACTTGGTGCAGGTGTCCTTATTATAGAGTTAATGGCTACCTAACTCCATGTTGACCTAGTAGAAGGTATTGAGGAGGCATTGTTATTACCAGATAAGAGAAGACATCGTTAGTCACGCTCGAGTCAGACTGTCTGTTACATCATGCAGGACTCTGGACGCTGTGTGTTGTCTGAGTCATCAGCTCCAATCTTTCATTTCCTGTTCCCGTTGATCCTCAAGGAACAATTCAGCTAAAATCCCAAAAATCTTGAGTCATGTATGAAAATGTGATTGAGTAATTATTTAGAATTGTGTGTGAATGTACCATGAAATAACTGATTACTTCTTTCTCCGACAGGGTGCTCAGTATTACTACAACCCAACTCCATCCTCCACCGTCTTCTACCAATACCCTGGCAGCTTTGTTCCGACCTATCAACCCATGACCTTGTACTACCTGGTCCCAAAATACTATCACAACATTCGATCCCGGGCACCATTCAGGAAATATAAAACCAAAAACTCAACACCTGCCACCAAACCTTGAAattggaattttatttttttttttatcctttgacCTCTGGAAAAACATTTCAACCTCAACTACTTGAACTAAACTTTTGGTAACTAATTGGAGTCTTCTGTAGCAAGATGTGATACTTTGTTTTATGGTGTGGACCTTCTCGAGCAGCTATGGCGTGTggcccaagttttttttttttttttttttttttttttatgggaacACTCAGGATAAAAGCTATGCCTAAGCCATGTTCACATTCCTGACGACGAGGACCTGGCTCTGTGATATGGCTACTTAATGACCCAAAGCCCACCACCACGAAGGTTCATCCTTGGCATCACAAGCTGATAGGCAAGCACAATGAAGATACCTCAAACGTGTAAGATCTCAACTAACTCATCTCTGGTGGTCACTAGGTAGCCAATACACCAGTTAATCTGTAGGCATTGTACCTAGGAGTTTCAGTCAGTAcctaattttttatttgtttttatcctCTGAGATCAATGAAGCTTTTATGTTTTTAATCTCCAAAAAGACCCTCAAATATATTTTCTATATGGGTGGCCGACAAGCGATTCAAACTACCCTGGTTCAGAGTCCAGATTGGTTCAACATGGCACCCAGACCAGGACATTGTTTCAAGGATTTATTAATCCTCGGACCAACACCCTGGGCGCCTCTACCACTGATCGTGAACGTTGCCCTGATCTGGCGACCACTGAGGACCAAGCTGGACACCGGACTTGAGTAGATTGATTCTTTTGCTCGTTGCTGCTGACCATGTTCTACAGACTATAGAAGTGTTCACTGCAAGGAAATTTCCACTTGGTACTTCCCTTCAGAGttcagttaaagggttattcctaactCTATGGGTGGATTTTTATCAAATTGTGCTTCTACGAACAAGCACTTTTGCATTTTACGGCTTATCAATATCTGTATCAGTTCCTAAGATGGACagttttgtttacagcttgtttcCTAGGCGACCGACCACTACTGCTGTCCAGTTTATGAGCACTATGCTGAGCCTGGCCGGGATTAGAAAGAAATGGCGCATTCCAGCTTCAAAACAGTGGCTTAATAGAAAAGAGCACTGCGTATGTAGTCGTGGTCTGTTGccaaggcaacaagctgtaaacaaaataAGTGTTATCTGATATCTGGCTGAAAATTTTAGTAGTAAATTTTTAAAATGGTTTGTATTTACAGTTGTGTTATGCCACATACTGTCACCGCAACAATCAGGCTGGACCTGCGTATGATCGATCGAGAACCTTTTTTCAGACAAGGCACGAAACCAAAAAGTTGTGCGACATATACAGGGTGgtcaaagtaggtggacagtatgtgtatagggttatcaaacatggtgtaaagtgaaactgactcatttgcccttagcaaccaatcagatcccACTTTTCATTttacacagactctttggaaaatgaaaggtggaatctgattggttgcttagCGCAACTGAGTCAGTTTGACAGAGAAATCtccccccaaatctgttttcttttcagataacccataatgccAAATAgttttaaatacagatcaaagaaaaaaAGATTTTAAGAGTATTGgagatctcaaaatgctgaaaccgttagcGCAAATTGGGTTGTAACATTTGGTGCTCACGCCCCAAAGAGACCATTTACCGCATTCATGACCTattcgatgccactggctcaatccttaatgctccaaaaaccggtcgacccaaaacagcctgtaccGAAAATAATAAACCACTTGTCGCTGAAACATTTattcagagtccaaaaaagtcccCAGAAGAGTttctttagaattgggaatttcacgagcttctatcttgggtggaaagcttatcatccacgtctaattcatggtttattggaggatgatgTAGACAGGTGGCAGCAATTTAGTGAGGTTATGATTTacgaaattgaagaaaatccagttATTTTAGATAACAGTATGTGGAGcgatgaagcttctttcaaattatccggccatattaacaaataattgtatttactggtatattgagaacatgcatttaacattagattatattataaaaaaaaaagtcccaagCGAGTCGGACATGTGCGAccaaaaatccccccccccccccaatacgaTAAGGTTGTATTATGTAGGGTTCGGTCCCATCAGCACTGATTCTGTACTAGGTAAACTCCAATCTAGATGGGGAGGGGAAAAAAAGCTGCTGTAGTGTTACAAAAACACTGGAGATTTGCAGTTCTGGTGTTTTTGGAAACTTTTAATGACTGGTATCAAAACTGCCCTTGTCCTCTTATTTTAATATATATAGTTTTATTCTATTATATATTTTACAATATATTATATTTtacaatatattatattatacaatatattatattatattatatattatattatatattatacaatatattttattaaattatacaatatatattataaattatacaatatatgtatatatgtatgatttattaatatatataatttaagagatagatagatatatatctatctatctatgtaatatatatatatatatatgtatatgtataatttaatataatatattgtataatttattaaaatatatatatatatataatatatatatatatatatatatatatatatatatatatatatatatatatatatatatatatatataaattataaatagcaTTTATTAAGTTAATGTATAACAAATATATGAATATTAATGTAATATATAATGTGTATTAAATAATGTTGAGATATAATGAATTTTAATATGTATATTACAATTtattaaaatatattattattatacctatagAATTACATATTAAAATTAAgtgatatgtatatataatatatatgatataTCATATTAACAGTTAATATTTGATATATATCATATTAATACATTTTAATATATTAAATGATACattttaaatatatgtatatatctaaaaatatagaatttgattATTTTAATGCAttatattaaaataaaatattttaatgtatgtgcattaatacatttttttttttttttttttttttactttatttattttttttatgggcaAATGGCAGCTAGGATCCATGACACCCGTTGGGCAGGAATATTATTTAATGAATGTAAATGACTGATGTATGTTCTCGCTTTACCCGTCAGTGTACATTATCCTTTTATTTTTGTAAAATGAGGTTAAaagtttttgaaaactttttttttttttttctttttgttcttgCTGCTGCTATGAAGTTCTCGGGTTGGCAGCCTGTGGAGTTGTAGAGGGTCACTTACCGCCACAGGTTGCAGACCCCCTTTTGTATCGGGTCGCGCCTCCTCAGGTcttttaatatttaatatattcTGTGCTTGTAAGGTTTGCTTTTTgcgtgtgtgttttttgtttttaaccaTATGGTGCCATCCAGCCATGGCATTAAAGCTGTATCTAATTGTATTATATGGACAATAACTTTAAGAAActgtgattttattttattttgtttgttaTAAAGGTTTATATTAATGTATTGCTATGCACAGATGCTTTGATTAATTATGTTTTTATAATGCGTGTCTGTTTTTTCTACAGTTGTAATGGATTTTGTAGAAATATTTATTACATAAAAATTACTAACTAAAATGACAGCCTGTGTTTTATATATAAGCAGGGGCGGGGCATCCACACTGCACATAAGCAGGGGCGTGTACTGGAGGGAGGGGCTTAGAAGTAGTTCATATTCTAGCCACTGTCTGATGTTTCCTCTCCTCCCCTTCTAAGTAATCGCATAGGATAAGGAAGGGTTAAGTTTAGGATCAGTGCGTGGCTATTTTATTGGCGACTGGAAAGTGATATTGACATGAGGAAAGTCACCGAGGACTATTGGCAGTGCCATGTCTGGGTGGTGCTGCACCCTGTGTCATGTGCTGCCATTAGATAAGCCGCGTGTAACACGCTGGCAATAGATATAGGGCTCAGTGAAGTATCTCACAGTATAGGATTAGACATGCAGTATGAAATGTTTGCACGctccgtccacttctatgggatcactggtgtaatgtgtgacccccccccccccccctgccaacTTCATCAAAGTCTGCGAAAAGTGGTGTAATGTGTTACACCCCtctgtccacttctatgggaggtGTAGTGTAATGTGGTACACCACTCCATTAACTTCTATGGGAGTAGTGGTGAAATTTACCACAGCACTCCATCCACTTACAGATCACACTGCTCCATcctcttctatgggagcagtggtgtaatgtgacgGGCGTTAGATATAcgtctccctcagagtagctgtcatataccgtccaccaggctcacccacccagttccttgaccacttttcagcctggctggcgcatttcatgtcctcagaattaccaaccctgatcctaggagactttaacatccccataaacagcccctcctccccatctgcatcccagcttctatctctcaccacctcctctggcctctcacagctctcatcctctgagacacatgaagatggtaacacccttgacctggtctttatccgcctctgctcaatctctgactttgacaactcacctcttcccctctctgaccacaacatcctctccttcaagctcacaaaccctcgtccgccccagcacactcccaccaatcacacattcagaaacctacaggccatcgattctcagacactttcagactctttacacgcatcactgtcccctatatcctcactttcctgtcctgatctggctgtaaaccactacaatgacacactcaggactacgctagaccaagtagcacccctcaccctcagaacctccaaacaccgagtaaaacagccctggctcacatcccaaactctacttcttcagcgatgctccaggagcgccgaacgcctatggaggaaaacccgcacaccagaaaacttcatccactacaagttcatgttaaggacctataactattcccttcacctcgccaaacagacctacttcaccaaccttatttcctcacttgccaacaatccaaaaaaactctttgacacctttcactccctcctcagtcccaaagtacagacccctgtcacagcccttcatgctgatgacctggcctcgcatttcacagagaaaattaaaaacatccgccaagagatcagctcccagccaccaagccctgtgaatcccatccctccccatatcccatccagctcactttccacatttgacccagtcacagaggaggaagtctccaggctcctatcctcctctcgtcctacaacttgccctactgatcccttccccacacctctactccagacactctctccggttgtcgccactcacctaactaaaatcttcaatctctctctctctcttcgggtatcttcccctcctccctcaaacactctatcattactccattattaaaaaaaaccttctctcgatccgtcctgcacaagcaactacagaccagtctctaatctccccttcagctccaaactcttggagcgcctggtctactctcgtctcacccgctacctctccactcactctcttctagatcctttacagtctggcttccgccctttacactcaatagaaactgcccttgtcaaagtgaccaatgacctattgacagcaaaacgtaacggtgaccactctctgcttattcttcttgacctttctgctgcctttgacactgttgaccaccatctccttctctctatgctccattctatcggcctaaaggacactgtgctctcctggttctcttcctatctttctggccgctcattcagtgtatcatttgctggctccacatcttctcctcttcctctcgctgttggggtccctcaaggttcagtccttggccctcttcttttctccctctacacggccccaattggtcagaccatcagcagatttggctttcagtaccatctttatgctgatgacacacagctatacacctcatcccctgagctcatccccgctgtactacagaacacaagtgactgcctgactgcagtctgcaatgtcatgtctgctctctatctgaaacttaacctttccaaaactgaacttcttcttttccctccatcttccaactttcctcaacctgacatctccctctctgtgtgtgg from the Anomaloglossus baeobatrachus isolate aAnoBae1 chromosome 11, aAnoBae1.hap1, whole genome shotgun sequence genome contains:
- the LOC142257258 gene encoding protein BTG3-like encodes the protein MYEEVKLGASYVVRLLNRHQKLDDDQVKRFTETLTSILCEKFEGHWYPDNPQKGQAYRCIRIEHSLVVDDSVLLACIRSGLRCSQLAFPRNMSIWIDPQEVSCRLGDSCVPFIVKAPEEPKKTTVEKPEQDTSDYHSDGSDISGSPSESSSEDEESGRRKKKSAAVHTQKMGAQYYYNPTPSSTVFYQYPGSFVPTYQPMTLYYLVPKYYHNIRSRAPFRKYKTKNSTPATKP